A single genomic interval of Myxocyprinus asiaticus isolate MX2 ecotype Aquarium Trade chromosome 19, UBuf_Myxa_2, whole genome shotgun sequence harbors:
- the LOC127410103 gene encoding GDNF-inducible zinc finger protein 1-like produces the protein MKNINKKCLEKTNNNIYEEMDEVDGSEKESRRGSAKYRCDLCSRSFYYEKSYLKHLKVSHGVQTDTTFRCDVCQQTFVNRCNLKIHQRHVHNDERLFPCDVCNKTFKRKKDVTRHKRQVHEGGTDRHFCHICGKSLSSKTALTLHERTHSGHKPFKCNECGSRFSQSSALKTHQRIHTGEKPFACDLCEARFTQNHMLSYHRRCHTGEKPFMCENCGKSFASKEYLKHHNRIHSGLRPYKCETCGRAFAQRNSLHQHMKIHTGERPYHCKDCDKLFTQLNALERHQRIHTGEKPYMCSMCGRTFTDKSTIRRHTMTHDKQTPWKNFLVVLEGNVEDRVKKPKGSSQKKDKTVSAVLEPQSQNSDTGKTQEVVAVSGEPVTISGDWAGPGTIALVSHPFPGDLTVIQTEVPVGTQLQPIVTTDGTSVISLDASTVGLPVTLPFSIPISVAHSFTVSPSISCSVPITISGHVSEAIFAPVATAASSETKTTILTPVPVPLPTSDECVKVE, from the exons atgaaaaatataaataagaaaTGTTTAGAGAAAACTAATAATAACATATATGAGGAAATGGATGAGGTGGATGGGTCCGAGAAGGAAAGCAGAAGAGGAAGTGCAAAGTACAGGTGTGACCTATGCAGCCGGTCTTTCTACTATGAAAAAAGCTACCTGAAACACTTGAAAGTCAGCCACGGAGTCCAGACGGACACCACGTTCCGCTGCGACGTCTGTCAGCAGACCTTCGTCAACCGATGCAACCTGAAGATCCACCAGCGTCACGTTCACAATGATGAGAGGCTCTTCCCCTGCGACGTCTGCAACAAGACCTTCAAACGCAAGAAGGATGTGACACGGCATAAACGGCAAGTGCACGAGGGCGGCACGGACAGGCACTTCTGTCACATCTGCGGCAAATCTCTGAGTTCCAAAACGGCCCTTACTCTGCATGAGAGAACCCACTCTGGACACAAACCCTTCAAATGCAATGAATGTGGATCCAGATTCTCCCAGAGTTCAGCGCTCAAGACACATCAAAG gatccacactggagagaaaccttttgcCTGTGACCTCTGTGAAGCCAGATTTACTCAGAACCATATGCTGTCTTACCACAGGAGATGTCACACAG GTGAAAAACCTTTCATGTGTGAGAACTGTGGAAAGAGCTTTGCATCCAAAGAATACCTGAAACATCATAACAGGATCCATTCAGGATTGAGACCTTACAAGTGTGAAACCTGCGGAAGAGCATTTGCTCAGAGGAACTCACTCCACCAGCATATGAAAATACACACAG GAGAAAGACCCTATCACTGTAAGGACTGTGATAAGCTGTTCACTCAGCTCAACGCCCTTGAGAGACATCAGAGAATCCACACGGGAGAGAAGCcgtacatgtgcagcatgtgtggACGAACATTTACAGACAAATCCACCATACGCCGGCACACCATG ACCCATGACAAACAAACGCCATGGAAGAACTTCCTGGTTGTTCTGGAGGGAAATGTTGAAGACAGAGTGAAGAAGCCTAAAGGCTCTTCTCAGAAGAAGGACAAGACTGTCAGTGCTGTTCTTGAACCCCAGAGTCAGAACAGTGACACAGGGAAAACCCAAGAAGTGGTGGCCGTGTCCGGAGAGCCTGTGACCATTTCTGGAGACTGGGCAGGGCCTGGAACCATTGCGCTGGTCAGCCATCCCTTCCCGGGCGACCTCACAGTCATCCAGACCGAAGTTCCAGTGGGGACACAACTTCAGCCCATAGTCACCACGGACGGTACCAGCGTCATCTCTCTGGATGCATCTACAGTTGGTTTGCCCGTGACACTCCCATTTTCTATCCCCATCTCTGTTGCACATTCCTTCACTGTTTCTCCGTCGATATCCTGTTCTGTGCCTATCACAATTTCCGGTCATGTTTCAGAAGCCATCTTCGCTCCAGTGGCAACAGCAGCTTCGTCAGAAACCAAAACCACTATCCTGACTCCAGTTCCAGTTCCTCTACCTACATCTGATGAATGTGTAAAGGTAGAGTAG
- the LOC127410104 gene encoding beta-soluble NSF attachment protein isoform X2, with protein sequence MPEQPTCSKWPKTGVLQGMPSVRQPDFTCSYRINTIQPPAMSMPETLSRRPIHRGRFTIAAKHHITIAEVYESELVDIEKAIAHYEQAADYYKGEESNSSANKCLLKVASYSAQLEQYHKAIEIYEQVGTNTMDNPLLKYSAKEYFFKASLCHFIVDELNAKLAVGKYEEMFPAFSDSRECKLLKKLLEAHEEQNAEAFTEAVKEFDSISRLDQWLTTMLLRIKKTVQGEEGDLK encoded by the exons ATGCCAGAGCAGCCAACATGTTCAAAATGGCCAAAAACTGGAGTG CTGCAGGGAATGCCTTCTGTCAGGCAGCCAGACTTCACATGCAGCTACAGAATAAACACGATTCAGCCACCAGCTATGTCGATGCCGGAAACGCTTTCAAGAAGGCCGATCCACAGG GGGAGATTCACCATCGCAGCCAAGCATCATATCACAATCGCAGAGGTGTACGAGTCAGAACTTGTGGACATTGAGAAG GCGATTGCACATTATGAACAAGCTGCCGACTATTACAAAGGAGAAGAATCGAACAG CTCTGCAAACAAGTGTCTGTTAAAGGTGGCTTCATACAGTGCTCAGTTAGAACAGTACCATAAGGCAATAGAGATTTATGAGCAG GTTGGAACCAACACCATGGATAATCCTCTACTGAAATACAGCGCCAAAGAATACTTTTTCAAAGCTTCCTTGTGTCACTTTATCGTGGATGAGCTCAACGCAAAG cTCGCTGTTGGAAAGTATGAGGAGATGTTTCCAGCCTTCTCAGACTCAAGAGAGTGCAAACTCTTGAAG AAACTTCTAGAGGCCCATGAGGAACAGAACGCAGAAGCGTTTACAGAAGCA GTAAAGGAGTTTGATTCCATCTCTCGCTTGGACCAGTGGCTGACCACTATGCTTCTGCGGATCAAGAAGACCGTTCAAGGGGAAGAGGGTGACCTGAAATGA